A region from the Maniola jurtina chromosome 20, ilManJurt1.1, whole genome shotgun sequence genome encodes:
- the LOC123875923 gene encoding 3-ketoacyl-CoA thiolase, mitochondrial — MSVAVKGIFIVGAKRTPFGTFGGVFKNTSATELQTIAAVAALKEAGVAPGQVDSVIVGQVMSASQTDGIYTPRHAALKAGIPQDKPALGVNRLCGSGFQSIVNSAQDILTGAAKISLAGGVENMSQAPFAVRGVRFGTMLGSTYAFEDTLWAGLTDSFCGLPMGMTAEKLGGQFGITRDEVDNFALRSQQRWKKANDAGVFKAEIEPVTLTIKRKEVKVDTDEHPRPQTTIEGLKKLPPVFKKEGLVTAGSASGISDGAGALILASEEAAKNLKPLARLVGWSYVGVDPSIMGVGPVPAIENLLKATKMTLNDVDLIEINEAFVAQTLSCAKALKLDMEKLNVNGGATALGHPLAASGSRITAHLVHELRRRGLKRAIGSACIGGGQGIAVMVEAV; from the exons atgtcTGTAGCAGTAAAAG GTATTTTCATTGTGGGTGCCAAACGCACGCCATTCGGCACATTCGGTGGTGTGTTCAAGAACACTTCCGCGACAGAACTGCAGACCATAGCGGCGGTCGCCGCGCTGAAGGAAGCGGGGGTGGCGCCTGGTCAGGTGGACTCGGTGATCGTTGGCCAGGTCATGTCG GCTAGTCAAACGGACGGCATCTATACTCCTCGCCACGCTGCGCTCAAAGCGGGCATTCCTCAAGACAAACCTGCTTTAGGGGTCAACCGATTGTGCGGATCAGGGTTCCAGTCCATCGTCAACAGCGCACAG GATATCCTCACTGGAGCAGCAAAAATTTCATTAGCGGGTGGTGTAGAAAACATGTCCCAGGCTCCGTTCGCTGTCCGCGGAGTCAGATTCGGTACAATGCTGGGCAGTACCTATGCGTTCGAAGACACCCTGTGGGCTGGACTCACGGACTCCTTCTGTGGACTCCCCATGGGCATGACTGCGGAGAAATTGGGCGGACAATTCGGAATAACTAGGGACGAAGTTGACAATTTCGCGTTGAGGTCCCAACAGAGGTGGAAGAAAG CCAACGACGCTGGTGTGTTCAAAGCTGAAATCGAACCTGTGACTCTGACCATTAAGAGGAAAGAAGTCAAAGTGGACACCGACGAGCATCCTCGCCCACAAACCACCATCGAGGGTCTGAAGAAACTGCCGCCCGTGTTCAAGAAAGAGGGTCTTGTGACTGCTGGCTCTGCTTCC GGTATTAGCGACGGAGCAGGCGCCCTCATCCTGGCAAGCGAAGAGGCAGCTAAGAACCTCAAGCCGCTCGCCAGGCTGGTGGGCTGGTCCTACGTCGGAGTTGACCCCAGCATCATGGGTGTGGGCCCCGTGCCTGCTATCGAGAATTTGCTGAAGGCCACCAAAATGACTCTCAATGATGTGGACTTGATTGAG ATCAACGAAGCGTTCGTAGCGCAGACCCTTTCATGCGCCAAAGCCCTGAAGCTGGACATGGAGAAGTTGAATGTGAACGGAGGAGCCACGGCGCTGGGACACCCCCTCGCTGCTTCCGGATCTCGCATCACCGCGCATCTTGTGCACGAACTAAG ACGCCGTGGTTTGAAGCGCGCCATCGGGTCGGCCTGCATCGGCGGCGGACAGGGCATCGCGGTTATGGTGGAAGCCGtttaa
- the LOC123875819 gene encoding uncharacterized protein LOC123875819 — MAVAINKGVYIVAAKRTPFGKMGGMLKNIPPSDLLLVAAKDVLKAGNVAPSLVDTVNVGIVNTLSGSSDGYLAARHASLKTGIPQEKPALGVNRLCGSGFQAVINSAQDILTGVAQISLAGGTENMSAVPFLVRNVRFGAPLGVKIEFEDSLVKGSLDTYCNFTMPQTAENLAEKYGLVRGEVDEFALQSQKKWKIAQDSGAFQAELSPVIVKLKKQEVIMDRDEHPRPETTLEALHKLPVLFRKGGVVTAGNSSGVNDGAGALILASEEALKQHNLTPLTRLLGWSFVGVDPSVMGIGPVPAIQGLLAASKLTLNDIDLIEINEAFAAQTLSCAKELGLDISKLNVNGGAVAMGHPLAASGARITAHLTHELRRRNLKRGIGSACIGGGQGIAVLLEKVSTTIHRHSPCLVCAGSYITRLPIAMALTRKAIFVVGAKRTPFCKYGGYLRELPASHAFAAAAKDAFHSAKLNPSLVDCTIIGNVNFLSQCDGGKTSRYCGLYSGVPIEKPALGVNKACASGLQAIITSILEISIGSANVCLTGGTEIMSSLPFLVRNVKFGSTLGVSYNFEDHIKNQIPDSYTGLTLQKIAEIDAQKYEITRQMADDFANNSLLKYKAASTKILPDELTSLTVQFKNKDISVDKDDDANLEMKNFTTAPPILPDGTIVTSLNSSAPADGAAALVLAEEEAVRRNDVIPLARVVAHACVGVDPYTGLGAVAAVRKLLHVTGMKAHDVDFFEINETFATQALATIKELKLDEQKVNVSGGALALGHPVAATGARMAVHLIHQLNRQKAKRAIAASSCGGGQGVAIMFESI; from the exons ATGGCTGTAGCTATaaataaag GCGTATACATAGTGGCTGCCAAACGCACGCCGTTCGGCAAAATGGGTGGTATGCTAAAGAATATACCCCCATCCGACTTATTGCTTGTTGCCGCTAAAGACGTCTTGAAAGCCGGTAACGTCGCTCCCAGTCTGGTGGACACTGTTAATGTTGGGATTGTTAATACG TTAAGCGGCAGCTCAGACGGCTATTTAGCTGCTCGCCACGCGTCCCTCAAAACTGGGATCCCTCAAGAAAAACCCGCTCTTGGAGTGAACAGGTTATGTGGATCTGGTTTCCAAGCAGTGATCAACAGTGCTCAG GACATCCTAACGGGAGTGGCTCAAATTTCTCTCGCCGGTGGAACAGAAAACATGTCAGCTGTCCCGTTCTTAGTACGAAACGTTAGGTTCGGCGCACCCTTGGGAGTTAAAATAGAGTTCGAGGACTCCCTGGTTAAAGGATCTTTGGACACATACTGCAATttcacgatgccacagactgcgGAGAATTTGGCTGAGAAATATGGCTTGGTGAGAGGGGAGGTGGATGAGTTCGCTTTACAGTCACAGAAGAAGTGGAAAATTG CTCAAGATAGCGGGGCGTTCCAGGCAGAGCTATCGCCAGTGATAGTGAAACTGAAGAAGCAAGAAGTGATCATGGACAGAGATGAGCATCCGCGCCCGGAGACCACCCTCGAAGCCCTGCACAAACTTCCCGTGCTCTTCCGCAAGGGAGGCGTCGTGACTGCTGGGAACTCTTCG GGTGTAAACGACGGCGCAGGGGCGTTGATCCTTGCCAGCGAAGAGGCGCTAAAGCAACACAATCTGACACCTCTCACCAGACTGCTCGGCTGGTCGTTTGTGGGCGTGGACCCGAGTGTCATGGGCATCGGCCCGGTGCCTGCCATTCAGGGACTGCTCGCTGCTTCGAAGTTGACGCTTAATGATATTGATCTAATTGAG ATCAATGAAGCCTTTGCAGCCCAGACCCTCTCGTGTGCCAAAGAACTAGGTCTAGACATCAGCAAGTTGAACGTGAACGGTGGAGCGGTCGCTATGGGACATCCCCTCGCTGCGTCGGGCGCTAGGATTACTGCTCACCTTACTCATGAACTGAG GAGGCGGAACTTGAAGAGAGGCATCGGATCAGCATGTATCGGCGGCGGTCAAGGAATTGCGGTGCTGCtagaaaaagttt CCACCACTATTCACCGTCATTCGCCGTGTTTGGTGTGCGCTGGCTCTTACa TTACCCGGCTACCTATTGCCATGGCACTCACGCGCAAAG CCATTTTTGTAGTTGGCGCGAAAAGGACGCCATTTTGTAAATATGGCGGTTACCTTCGTGAGTTGCCAGCTTCGCATGCCTTCGCCGCTGCAGCAAAGGATGCCTTCCATTCTGCCAAATTAAATCCTAGTTTGGTAGATTGTACTATAATTGGAAACGTTAATTTT CTTAGCCAATGCGATGGAGGCAAAACATCGAGGTATTGTGGGCTTTATTCAGGGGTCCCGATTGAAAAACCAGCGCTAGGAGTCAATAAAGCGTGCGCTTCCGGTTTACAGGCTATCATAACTAGCATATTG GAAATCTCAATAGGTTCAGCGAATGTATGTTTAACAGGAGGAACAGAAATAATGTCATCTCTCCCTTTTTTGGTACGAAACGTTAAATTCGGGTCTACTCTCGGAGTATCCTATAATTTTGAAGACCATATCAAAAACCAAATTCCTGATAGCTACACTGGTCTTACGTTGCAAAAGATAGCTGAAATTGACGcacaaaaatatgaaataactaGACAAATGGCTGATGATTTTGCAAATAACAGTCTTTTAAAATACAAAGCAG catCAACAAAGATTCTCCCTGACGAGCTGACGAGTCTAACTgtgcaatttaaaaataaagacattTCGGTGGACAAAGATGATGATGCGAACTTAGAAATGAAAAATTTTACAACAGCACCACCGATATTACCAGATGGCACAATAGTAACATCGCTAAACTCATCG GCCCCAGCTGACGGAGCCGCGGCTCTAGTGCTAGCTGAAGAGGAGGCGGTACGAAGAAACGATGTGATACCATTAGCGCGGGTAGTCGCACACGCTTGTGTGGGTGTTGACCCTTACACGGGTCTCGGGGCCGTGGCGGCTGTGAGAAAGCTGTTACATGTAACTGGGATGAAGGCTCATGATGTCGACTTTTTTGAG ATAAATGAAACATTTGCCACACAAGCCCTAGCCACGATAAAGGAATTGAAGTTGGATGAGCAGAAAGTGAACGTCAGTGGCGGAGCCCTGGCGCTCGGCCATCCTGTGGCCGCCACCGGGGCGAGGATGGCCGTTCATCTTATACATCAACTTAA CCGCCAAAAAGCAAAACGAGCTATTGCTGCATCCAGTTGCGGGGGTGGTCAGGGAGTAGCTATTATGTTTGAATCAATATGA
- the LOC123875938 gene encoding probable protein BRICK1-B, whose translation MSTPPRETIQKQIQQDWANREYIEVITGSIKKITDFLNSFDMSCRSRLATLNEKLTSLERKIDYLEACVTKGETLT comes from the exons atgtcGACCCCACCTCGCGAAACCATTCAAAAACAAATCCAGCAAGATTGGGCGAACAGAGAATACATAGAAGTGATCACAGGAAGCATAAAGAAAATTACCGATTTCCTCAATTCCTTCG ATATGTCCTGCAGATCACGCCTAGCCACCTTGAATGAGAAATTAACTTCACTGGAAAGAAAGATTGACTATTTGGAAGCTtgt GTCACAAAAGGAGAAACTCTGACATAA